In Carassius gibelio isolate Cgi1373 ecotype wild population from Czech Republic chromosome B17, carGib1.2-hapl.c, whole genome shotgun sequence, the genomic stretch CAAGGTCAGTTCAAATAAAGGCCTCTTGGCCACTACATGCATGCTGATGTAGACAGAATTTGACACTGTTTTAATGCTGAAACTGCTTGATTCATACAGGCATGTCTCTCAAGAGTTTCTGGAGGTTACATCGGCCTTTGAAAATGACACAAGCCTGTGGATTTGCTCTCAGGACACTAAATGGATTAAACAGTGTCACTGCCAAGAGGTTAAACTGCACAACACTGGCATCCAGTGCATCTAAGTTAAACTTTCTCAAAGACTGGAGGAATTTAAACACCAGTTTACACAACCATAGATGCTTGTTGCTGAGGGGAGTGTGTCAGAGACCACATTTTGAAATGCTGGctcctttaaatgtaaaatccAGTTTAGAAATGAGATCGCAGTCCACAACATCCTCCACCATGTCAGTGCTGAAACAAGGAGGCATGTCAGGAAAAAGGACTTTTAAGGGACCAAGAACCAAACAGCCTTCACGAACCAACCAGCCCAGTCTGGAGGAGgtgtgtaatgttttatttttgttgttgttaacatCATCTTTGGCATATATAATTATGTATCCATCTAACTATGTTTTCCAGGACATGATGCAGTGCATCGCATACGCAACTGCAGATCAGTACCATTTACCAACCCTCTGTCACGATCTCATCGCTCATGACTTCGCTGAAATCAAAGAATTTCCCAGAGGTCTGTTCGTCTGCAGCAATTTCTTATGTTTTTGACTGTACACAGAAACTACCACATTCCTTTCTTGTTTGAAGGACACACATATTTGCAGTGAATACATCTTGTTTCAGATGCTTCTAATGTTTTGGTGATGGGAACAGAGAACGCTGCAAAACCTTATGATAGTGGCACAATATTCATCTTCAGGTATGCTGAAtgatgttttgtcattttaatttctggggtttgaattttttgttttgttttgtttaccacACAAGAGAAGGCTCTGTGGTGTTCTGgaatgttgaagaaaaaactgTGAGTAGAAGTTCTGTTTTATTCATCACATAacatttggaataattaagatttgtaatgtttttgaaagaagaccggggctgcatttatttgatgtttacagtaaaaaaataaaaacagcaatattgagaaatattagtttaaataattattagaaatatattttaaaatatgactttttgatcaaatgaatgcacccTTGATAAGCCAACCTTGATGTATAGTTAAACTCATGTCTATACTCAGGTAAAGACCGTGATGAGGATACTGGAACAGCATGAAATTCAACCCTATGAAGTCGCACTAGTCCACTGGGAAAATGAAGAGATCAGTTATACAGTAGGAGAGTGAGTCACAAATCCTTCATTTCTTAATGCACCCtacattaaaatcatacaataccTACTGAAATTTCcagtattttttcatatttattaatttatatgttGGTTTAGGGGTAATTCAAAGCTCCATCGTGGAATTTTCTTGTTTAATGAAGAGCTGGATTATGACCAGGTTGTTCTGGAGAAGTTTGCATTTTCCAATGCTTTATCACTGTCAGGTAggatatgtttacattttttacacttttataaaaacattgatgagttgttatatttttatttgtgcattttcgTGTTAATATTTGTGTTTACCTTGCATGATTTCAGTAAAACTAGCAATATGGGAGGTCTCTCTTGACAACTTTGTTGAGTCCATCCAGTCAATTCCTGAGGTAGATCCACTTATGTACTCTTTCATAGGTAATACCAGCATTTGCTGCTTTTAGCAAGTTAAAATAGTTCTGTGTATTAAATGGCACAGATGCAAACATGTGTTCTGTTTttctaaaaatgcaaaatatagcTCAGTGTAAAAGGAGGTAATTGTAGCCATAACACTTTTTAACAGCTGCTGAAGTCTGGACAAAGAGTGAAACTGTCCAGAGCTGAAGTTATGCAGAAGATAGGGGAGCTCTTTTCCTTGAGGTCAGGCTGATTTTGTATCATTGtatcatcttttttattttttgtatgagaTAACCTGCTGTGTTTAATGGAATTATAGCAAACGTTTGAACCTTTTACAGGCACTGCATAAATCTCAGCTCTGACTTACTGATAACACCTGATTTCTACTGGGACAGAGAAGATCTTGAGCAGCTCTATGACAAGACCTGTCAGTTCCTCAATATTAACCGGAGAGTCAAGGTTAGTGAAAGTACTTGCATCTATCTTAAAGGAAAAGTttgcataaaaatgaaaactagctTTACTTTtactcagaccatccaagatgtactgcagattagtttgtttcttcgttTGGAGAACTTTTGCATTCCATCAtttgctcatcagtggatcctctgaagtgaatgggtgccgtcagaatgagagtccaaacagctgataaacatatcacaataacccacaccactccagtccagtccagttaacatcttgtgatgcAAAAATCTGTGTTTGTAAGACACAAATCTATCATTGacctgttttaactttaaaccgctACACATTACAAGAaaattgcttgtggattattgtgatgtttttatcagctgtttggactctcattctgacggcacccatttactgcagaggatctattggtgagcaagcgaTGTCATGTTAAATTTCAGCATCTACATTCTTGGATGACCTAAGGGTGAGTAaactttaagaaaacaaaaatgttggggtaaactattcctaAATATCCTGATAAAATGTTGCtttgatcctagctcactctgtGTTTTCTAGGTTGTGAACGAGAAGTTACAACACTGCACTGAACTTACAGACCTGATGAGGAATCACCTCAGTGAGAAACACAGTCTCAGACTGGAGTGGATGATCGTCGTACTGATTGCTATTGAGGTTAGTTAACACTGATATCCACGTTCATTTTATACACCAGTTGAatagataataaataatattcagcTGCACTGTTAGAAACTGTTGAAATTTCTATATCGTATCATATTTATGTACTTCAAATTTGATGTAAAGTAAACATTTTGCTAATTCAATGCAAAACctatatacattattttcttCTATCTATAGGTGATGTTTGAACTTGCTCGTGTAATCTTCTGAAGACCAACAGATGCAGTCTTAAAATGGCATACACTGACTCTTTGTAAACCAGCAAATCATTGTTTTCTATAGTTGAAGTTCTCATTGATAAATCATTGTGTCTTTTGCTATTCTTAATGTTGACACTGACCTGAAATAAAAGAAGTATTGGATAAATAGTGGCAAATTTTGTGTCTATTTTGCCTTCTTTTCAGGAAGGTGTGGAATAGAAATCACTGTTGAATCTATGTCCTTAAATCTACTCCTGCTGTAAAATCCAGATTAAACAGATACTGTAGCTGTGGATTGAAACTCCTAAATGAGCTTCAGTAATATAAATCCACTCCAAAATGTGCACATCTTTTCACATGCTGCCTTGTTGCCAGTGGCATGGAACTTAGTTTTGTTATTGTGTTGTGCTTAAGTAGCCTCTgacaaatacaataaattatcatcttttttttttttactttacaagctgtgacaaactctttttttttggaacacgTATACAATATTAAGCTTGAGAAACAATCTTAATAACTTCACTAGTTATTAAAAATGAGGCTCGAATGAACCTGTTTACAATTACAATATGACGTCATGCTGATGTTCTAGTGTTCTCTCggttgactgattgattgatcagCCTCTAGTGATTGACAGCCGTTCGATACGGCGCGCGCTCACGTGATTCAAAGCCTCCGGAATACGGCAGCGGATCACTGACTGAACCCGTACTGCTCGGTGGAGAGGTTTCCTTCGCTTCAGACAACAAACTACACCGAATACGGCATCAAGAGTTCTGTCGAGAAAGAGCAGACGGTAAGAGACGGCTTTAAGGTTCTGTTTCAAACAAGTGTTTAACACCGCAGTTGTCGGCTTGTTTTTAGTCCAGAAACGTAGACCACTATCGATTACTCTCGAAAATTATTTATTTCGACAGTTTTCGCAGCGGCATTGCTTTGTGTTTATCGGATGATTAACGGttttcattgctctgttcatctGCCTCATTTTCTTTCGCTCGCTTAAAGTTTAACGTAATGTTATTTTATTGGGGTCATTGCGTGAGCGCGTGTTTCCTTTTTGTCCGCGGAAACTTTTGTACTCGGAATTCACCAGCGTGGGCGgggcttcaacacacacatacgcacgcaCGTACGCACACACGTACTGTAGTTGCCTCAAAACCTATTTAGACCCTGAAACCGCACTTCTGAAATAGAGCATTATTTAGGTTTTCACAAGGTAAAAATTGATATTgtgattatttaaaatgcaataaatcactAAACATTTCTTTGTTCTACATGGACCTGTTGTTATGAAAGCTGCAatgttatgctttttttttttttttgtttattgagcaAAATCTCACAATTGGTAGGTATAGTTCAATAATTTACAACTTTTATAAAAGGAAAAGcataaaaagttattaaacccCTCCGACATAATTGTCTGTTTTAGTAAATGGAGatttttcattcatatatttCTGAAAGTGTAGGAAATTGATACATTTTGTCTTTGAAAaccatgtcctctggtgtgacacaCACCATATCATGAAATCAGCCAATTCCAGAGAAAACTGAATTAGTTAAAGGACCTCAATCATTGTCATGTTACTGAAGCCCATGACATGAACTGATTGTACATTTTTGTCTCAGAATTATTCAAATATTGAACTTTCTTGGAACCAGTACAAAAAGTGTTATGTTTTGTTATCCTTTGGTGCGACACCCctaaatgatatatttttaatacatttgcatGTTAAACTACATAATAATGgagaattatgcaaatgtgtctTGCTTACCGCTAATGACAGGTTAGCAATAGCATTGAATAGCAAGGTCATTTTTTGACACGAAAGGCTGTAACGTCCTACGATGTGATAGAAAATGTTCTCCGGTGTGACGCCTTTACCGTGACTCCAGGACCGACACAAGATCTCAGaagcattttaaacaattaaataagatttaagtccctttttattctttttacagAAAACTTGTACTTTTATGaagtgtcatgaaaataaaatccTTTGTTTCTGAGACCTAAAGAAGTGAGGGAGAGAAATTAGTGGAAGAGAGAGGACACTGAAATATAGACAGAAAATTAACAAGGATCCACGCAGAAGGGAAGAGATCCTAAGAGAACAATGCAGAAAGAAAACGATTCAAAATTATGGCTTAAAAAGAGTGACTCATTCACATTTTAATGATTATAGTCTGAAAATCCATCATATTTAGCTGTGCCTCACATGCAGCGGGGGCTAGAATGTTTCAGTAACATACTTATTGCTTAAGAGACTGAATTTTGTtgataaataatttttgttttgttttaaaatacatgtcGATATTGTTTgtatcaaaatgaaactttatttCTCCTTTGACATGTTCaaaatgaaatagaaatcatttaatAACTACTGTTTCTGTCCTTTAGTGTGATGTAATTTCCTAAGGTGTGACACATAACAGAACCAcagatttgtttttatctttaaaaaaaaattgcagtatgGGAGATGCAAATATCACTCAACTTAAAATGgtataattttcagttttgattggATGATAGCAAAGTTTGTCTTGAAATTGTCACGGGAATAAAAAAAGCACTATATGAAAGTAAGTGTCTAACAGTGAAGATAAATCTCTCTCAtgctatttatgtattattattaagagGTTTTTTCTTTGTCCTAATTTTTGTTGTCATAACGTAGGACACATTTATGGAAcagttggttaaaaaaaaaaagcagtaaagGATTTGACCTTTTTTCTCAAAGATCAGACTCGCAAtgcatttatgaaaaaataaccattcttgcgcgcgcgcacacacaatCAAATATGATTCAGAATATATTTTCATCAGTATATTTTATACCAATAtattttttcacttatttttaaaatgtatttcaataaaaaaaaaacttttactatcTAATTTTTACTATTTGTTGTAATATAACAATGTATATTGGCCAGAATTTGACCGAACCTACTGAAAAcgaatattttctttttatttgtgtgtgtgtgtttaggtggaAAAAATGGACTTGGCCCATCATGGTCTCGTTCTCCTTAAGCGCCTCAATGCTCAGAGAGAGTTTGGTTTCCTCTGTGACTGTACTGTGGC encodes the following:
- the LOC127976271 gene encoding required for meiotic nuclear division protein 1 homolog yields the protein MSLKSFWRLHRPLKMTQACGFALRTLNGLNSVTAKRLNCTTLASSASKLNFLKDWRNLNTSLHNHRCLLLRGVCQRPHFEMLAPLNVKSSLEMRSQSTTSSTMSVLKQGGMSGKRTFKGPRTKQPSRTNQPSLEEDMMQCIAYATADQYHLPTLCHDLIAHDFAEIKEFPRDASNVLVMGTENAAKPYDSGTIFIFREGSVVFWNVEEKTVKTVMRILEQHEIQPYEVALVHWENEEISYTVGEGNSKLHRGIFLFNEELDYDQVVLEKFAFSNALSLSVKLAIWEVSLDNFVESIQSIPELLKSGQRVKLSRAEVMQKIGELFSLRHCINLSSDLLITPDFYWDREDLEQLYDKTCQFLNINRRVKVVNEKLQHCTELTDLMRNHLSEKHSLRLEWMIVVLIAIEVMFELARVIF